Part of the Benincasa hispida cultivar B227 chromosome 11, ASM972705v1, whole genome shotgun sequence genome, aaattgaagaaaaatcaaaagttttaatCCATAATTTTTTCCATGATTTTgatatcatcatttttttttcatattcttCCTACTGTTGCTCTGTATTTTTCCTTTACATGAacttttttaattgaatctcccTCATCATCTTAACAGCCAATGGAATGCCACcatatttcttcaacaattccacttccatttcctccaaatttggagaatTGTCAAAGAacagatttccatttttcacTAATCCTTGCCGAAAAATGTTCTAGGAAAAAAATCTATTGCCATTTATTACATACTTTTTAACTACAAGTATACGTTTCCAAATATTCTTaatactcatttgatatgtgaattcaatttaatacaaaaatatatttgacaatTTTCTACATATAAACATTGCCCTTAACGTagacaaaatattattatttatataatcaaccacCCTAccaacatactttaacaatcATCGGTTTTATAATGGTCGGAGGTGTTTATAAAAGTTAATTATCgaagataatttatttttataggaGTTTATAGTCAGAGATGGTTGGTTGAAGTTCAAAGTTTGTCGTACGAAGTTGGTATTGGAGCTGGTCGTTGAAGTTCGTCGTCGAGGTAGTTGTCGAAGCCCaagttggtcgttggagttAGTTGCGTGAAGGTAGTCATCAATGTTGATTGTTGAAGTTAATTTTCGCTGGATTTTGTAGTCAGAGATGGTTGTTAGAGCTTAGAGTTGGTTGCACGAAGGAGGTTGTCAGAGTTGGTATCGGATTTTATTGTCAAAGGTGGTTGCCAAAGCCCgaaattagtttttaaagttggtcgtcgaagttggtcaCCTGAGTTGTCActggaggtggttgttggagcttgAAGTTGGTTCCAAGAGTGTGGTAGTGGTAGTCGTCGATAGTAGTCGATGGACGGTAGAACCATAGAAACATTGAAAGAATGGAGAGTTGAAGTGAGTTGGAATAAGTTGGTAAAACCaattcaactccaccaacatttaaagctGGTGGACTACAAATCCAGTtggtatattttttaaactcaaatcaactcatgttggtgagccaaacactctaacttttattcaataataataatatttattataaggCAGCTTTTTAAAGTACTTTTAATTTATTGAGATTTTCAatgaaaatgataattttgttaATCTAAGAACACACTCAAGAATCTATACTAAAAACACTTTAAATCATTAATTTAGGGTATATTTGGTTAAACTTTTCGAGTGTTTAAttttaagtcattttgaaaaaaattaaagtgtttgacaatcactcaaaatagattttgaagcAATttcaaagtgtattttaaaacattttaatcaaaagagataaaataaaaatgacttttttgaaaaactttttttgctctagtcaatccaaacaagttcttagaaattttcatttttactttCTTTAAGAAGCATTTTTTcagaaaatattaaattacaaatttagtccccaaattacttttgttattatttgtgtctaataattttctaaagttaaaaaatacatataacatatttttaaactttcaattttgtgtctacaGATCTACTTTCAGTCTTGTATCAAAAGGTCTATGACATACTCAAAATTCTTAGAAGTTAACTAatctatttaatattaaattaaattttatgtctaataaaaccttaaatttttaaaatataaaatccttcaagtacaaataaaaaattaacttaaaaatctaatgagtttttaaacttttaattttctgTCTACCAAATTCACTTTTAACCTTGTATTGAAAGATCTATGACATATTAATAGACTTatctatttaatattaaatatttaaagttcttaaaaattaactaatctatttaatattaaattaatttttatttacataggaccttaaatttttaattttttttatctagcTATTATATATGaggatttttaaaatataaaatctttcaaagtacaaataaaaaattaagagatGTATTAGATATATACAATATTGAAAGAAGAAAGCCcattttaaatactttttaaagttcAGAATTTTTTTGGatactaaaaatattaattcataGACCAAATAAACGTAACACAAACCTAAAATTCAGTGACAGGCCACAAGTCTCAAAAGTATTGAcactaaataaaaaatataataatatataaataaataggtGAGCTGAAATTGTAACAGTGctacatgattttttttctcctaCATAAAGAATAACTCAATTTATGCTTTAAAATGAATAATTACAACCAATCAAGAACAAGTTCCAAAAGGGCAGTCAATGCTTATAACCTTATTTTTGAGAGAGATGTGCTCtcaaatttaataaaacaaaCTATCTTGATGTGACAGATAtgtgagagttttttttttttttttttttttttaagtagtgCCTCTAGAAACATTCACTTTATTGCCAAGAAACACCAAGCAACATCTATAGCTATTAAATGAGCCTTTCATAAACACTATAAATACCAACACCAAAGCTTGAGCTTTCTAAAgcacaaagagaaaaaaaaaaaggaaaaaaaaaccctaattaggaTCTGAAAAACAGTGTTTTTTCTAAATCAAAAagctcttctttttcctttaatttgtgTGTTGtgtttgaaaaattaagaaatgGCAAGATCAATAATGTCATCAGAGCCTCTTGTTGTTGGGAGAGTGATAGGAGATGTTCTTGATTCCTTCACTCAAAGCATGAAGATGTGTGTTTTTTATAGTAATAATAAACAAGTTTTCAATGGCCATGAGTTCTTTCCTTCTGCTGTTGCTGCTAAACCTAGGGTTGCAATCCATGGAGGAGACTTGAGATCTTTCTTCACTCtggtttggttttttctttttttcccctttgagATTATGACTAACCCAATTGCTTCTCTCTTTACTTGTtatggatatgaataaatggtTTATTTGAGGTTTGAGTCTCTCGCTCTGCAtgctaaagaaaataaaaatcaagattTTGGGTTGTTTGGTCTATCAATCTAAGTATaagtattaattatatcattaaaaaaagtttagatATTCAAATTTCTGCCGTgcatattgaataatttttttaaaaaaataagaaaaaaatgtaaatattttttagatttttctatcgGTAAgaatttccatttttaaattatttgttagATTTATACTAGTTTTCAAActcacaaagaaaaaaaaacaattaaatttacCACAACTTTTTTCACTAGACATAGTTTAGTGTCTATATCagcgtctatcaatgataaacttctatcaattcCTATTACTGATAGATACCGATGAACATCTATCAATCTCtatcaaagaatattaaaattttgttattttgtttaaaaagtttcccttatttttctatttttaaaaattttcctatATATTTCTTCTCTCGTGAATTTGTTCAATGCTTATGACATCGATATTTTCTTAAGAAATGGTAGGTTTTGAATTCTCTTCTTCATATTTGTAATGTTGTTTCTTCTTTTGAACTATAAAAAATATACTAAGAGATGTGTTTTATCTAAATATCTTTTAATGTTTTCATTgcttgatttaattttttttttaattttttttttttacagattaTGACTGACCCAGATGTTCCTGGGCCAAGTGATCCTTATTTAAGAGAACATTTACATTGGTAATTAAACATTTACATatgagttgatttttttttaaggctatatatatgtgtgatgaagttatattacatatattgCATGTGCAAGTGAAACCAATCAAATTAAatctgactttttttttttggagtacAATATGGAGTATGAGAATTTGAACCTCTAGTGtccaatcaaatttaattttgaagaataataTGTGAGAATCGATGTAATATTTGTCGTTAGTGGATTATGAAAGTATTTTGGATTTGGGCTAATTTGcagatttttctttcattttcgtCTTGCCTAGAATTTTTTTGGTCTTATTTGGGTTTCATTTggttatatttttagtttatttttggaAGAAAACATTGAAGAGAATCTAATGTTTGCCTCCtacatttattaaaattaaaagatcttcttttattgaaaaaagaaatacatGTATTTTAATAGTTGAAAGATCCCCTTTATTTCTCATAAACTGCAATATAGTATTTATTTACTTGTATAATTCATTCTGAGGCATAATTACTCGTATTTGCTATATCTTAATTAAGGGTATATTTGTCAACATGTTTTCCTTATTAGCATTTTTTAAGTTAAACAAAtgtaactttcaattttaaggAATGTTAATATAAGTGTCTTTTCCACTTATCAAAGAACCAATGAAATCTTCCtcttattaaaattgattttttttttttttttttgacaatatgtAGATAGAGGAATCAGACTTTTAACCTTGAAGTGGATAGTACAAACTTATTAAAATAGGTTAAAATATCGAAAAATATCGacgtccataaatatttctgaaaaaaaattataagaacaAANNNNNNNNNNNNNNNNNNNNNNNNNNNNNNNNNNNNNNNNNNNNNNNNNNNNNNNNNNNNNNNNNNNNNNNNNNNNNNNNNNNNNNNNNNNNNNNNNNNNNNNNNNNNNNNNNNNNNNNNNNNNNNNNNNNNNNNNNNNNNNNNNNNNNNNNNNNNNNNNNNNNNNNNNNNNNNNNNNNNNNNNNNNNNNNNNNNNNNNNNNNNNNNNNNNNNNNNNNNNNNNNNNNNNNNNNNNNNNNNNNNNNNNNNNNNNNNNNNNNNNNNNNNNNNNNNNNNNNNNNNNNNNNNNNNNNNNNNNNNNNNNNNNNNNNNNNNNNNNNNNNNNNNNNNNNNNNNNNNNNNNNNNNNNNNNNNNNNNNNNNNNNNNNNNNNNNNNNNNNNNNNNNNNNNNNNNNNNNNNNNNNNNNNNNNNNNNNNNNNNNNNNNNNNNNNNNNNNNNNNNNNNNNNNNNNNNNNNNNNNNNNNNNNNNNNNNNNNNNNNNNNNNNNNNNNNNNNNNNNNNNNNNNNNNNNNNNNNNNNNNNNNNNNNNNNNNNNNNNNNNNNNNNNNNNNNNNNNNNNNNNNNNNNNNNNNNNNNNNNNNNNNNNNNNNNNNNNNNNNNNNNNNNNNNNNNNNNNNNNNNNNNNNNNNNNNNNNNNNNNNNNNNNNNNNNNNNNNNNNNNNNNNNNNNNNNNNNNNNNNNNNNNNNNNNNNNNNNNNNNNNNNNNNNNNNNNNNNNNNNNNNNNNNNNNNNNNNNNNNNNNNNNNNNNNNNNNNNNNNNNNNNNNNNNNNNNNNNNNNNNNNNNNNNNNNNNNNNNNNNNNNNNNNNNNNNNNNNNNNNNNNNNNNNNNNNNNNNNNNNNNNNNNNNNNNNNNNNNNNNNNNNNNNNNNNNNNNNNNNNNNNNNNNNNNNNNNNNNNNNNNNNNNNNNNNNNNNNNNNNNNNNNNNNNNNNNNNNNNNNNNNNNNNNNNNNNNNNNNNNNNNNNNNNNNNNNNNNNNNNNNNNNNNNNNNNNNNNNNNNNNNNNNNNNNNNNNNNNNNNNNNNNNNNNNNNNNNNNNNNNNNNNNNNNNNNNNNNNNNNNNNNNNNNNNNNNNNNNNNNNNNNNNNNNNNNNNNNNNNNNNNNNNNNNNNNNNNNNNNNNNNNNNNNNNNNNNNNNNNNNNNNNNNNNNNNNNNNNNNNNNNNNNNNNNNNNNNNNNNNNNNNNNNNNNNNNNNNNNNNNNNNNNNNNNNNNNNNNNNNNNNNNNNNNNNNNNNNNNNNNNNNNNNNNNNNNNNNNNNNNNNNNNNNNNNNNNNNNNNNNNNNNNNNNNNNNNNNNNNNNNNNNNNNNNNNNNNNNNNNNNNNNNNNNNNNNNNNNNNNNNNNNNNNNNNNNNNNNNNNNNNNNNNNNNNNNNNNNNNNNNNNNNNNNNNNNNNNNNNNNNNNNNNNNNNNNNNNNNNNNNNNNNNNNNNNNNNNNNNNNNNNNNNNNNNNNNNNNNNNNNNNNNNNNNNNNNNNNNNNNNNNNNNNNNNNNNNNNNNNNNNNNNNNNNNNNNNNNNNNNNNNNNNNNNNNNNNNNNNNNNNNNNNNNNNNNNNNNNNNNNNNNNNNNNNNNNNNNNNNNNNNNNNNNNNNNNNNNNNNNNNNNNNNNNNNNNNNNNNNNNNNNNNNNNNNNNNNNNNNNNNNNNNNNNNNNNNNNNNNNNNNNNNNNNNNNNNNNNNNNNNNNNNNNNNNNNNNNNNNNNNNNNNNNNNNNNNNNNNNNNNNNNNNNNNNNNNNNNNNNNNNNNNNNNNNNNNNNNNNNNNNNNNNNNNNNNNNNNNNNNNNNNNNNNNNNNNNNNNNNNNNNNNNNNNNNNNNNNNNNNNNNNNNNNNNNNNNNNNNNNNNNNNNNNNNNNNNNNNNNNNNNNNNNNNNNNNNNNNNNNNNNNNNNNNNNNNNNNNNNNNNNNNNNNNNNNNNNNNNNNNNNNNNNNNNNNNNNNNNNNNNNNNNNNNNNNNNNNNNNNNNNNNNNNNNNNNNNNNNNNNNNNNNNNNNNNNNNNNNNNNNNNNNNNNNNNNNNNNNNNNNNNNNNNNNNNNNNNNNNNNNNNNNNNNNNNNNNNNNNNNNNNNNNNNNNNNNNNNNNNNNNNNNNNNNNNNNNNNNNNNNNNNNNNNNNNNNNNNNNNNNNNNNNNNNNNNNNNNNNNNNNNNNNNNNNNNNNNNNNNNNNNNNNNNNNNNNNNNNNNNNNNNNNNNNNNNNNNNNNNNNNNNNNNNNNNNNNNNNNNNNNNNNNNNNNNNNNNNNNNNNNNNNNNNNNNNNNNNNNNNNNNNNNNNNNNNNNNNNNNNNNNNNNNNNNNNNNNNNNNNNNNNNNNNNNNNNNNNNNNNNNNNNNNNNNNNNNNNNNNNNNNNNNNNNNNNNNNNNNNNNNNNNNNNNNNNNNNNNNNNNNNNNNNNNNNNNNNNNNNNNNNNNNNNNNNNNNNNNNNNNNNNNNNNNNNNNNNNNNNNNNNNNNNNNNNNNNNNNNNNNNNNNNNNNNNNNNNNNNNNNNNNNNNNNNNNNNNNNNNNNNNNNNNNNNNNNNNNNNNNNNNNNNNNNNNNNNNNNNNNNNNNNNNNNNNNNNNNNNNNNNNNNNNNNNNNNNNNNNNNNNNNNNNNNNNNNNNNNNNNNNNNNNNNNNNNNNNNNNNNNNNNNNNNNNNNNNNNNNNNNNNNNNNNNNNNNNNNNNNNNNNNNNNNNNNNNNNNNNNNNNNNNNNNNNNNNNNNNNNNNNNNNNNNNNNNNNNNNNNNNNNNNNNNNNNNNNNNNNNNNNNNNNNNNNNNNNNNNNNNNNNNNNNNNNNNNNNNNNNNNNNNNNNNNNNNNNNNNNNNNNNNNNNNNNNNNNNNNNNNNNNNNNNNNNNNNNNNNNNNNNNNNNNNNNNNNNNNNNNNNNNNNNNNNNNNNNNNNNNNNNNNNNNNNNNNNNNNNNNNNNNNNNNNNNNNNNNNNNNNNNNNNNNNNNNNNNNNNNNNNNNNNNNNNNNNNNNNNNNNNNNNNNNNNNNNNNNNNNNNNNNNNNNNNNNNNNNNNNNNNNNNNNNNNNNNNNNNNNNNNNNNNNNNNNNNNNNNNNNNNNNNNNNNNNNNNNNNNNNNNNNNNNNNNNNNNNNNNNNNNNNNNNNNNNNNNNNNNNNNNNNNNNNNNNNNNNNNNNNNNNNNNNNNNNNNNNNNNNNNNNNNNNNNNNNNNNNNNNNNNNNNNNNNNNNNNNNNNNNNNNNNNNNNNNNNNNNNNNNNNNNNNNNNNNNNNNNNNNNNNNNNNNNNNNNNNNNNNNNNNNNNNNNNNNNNNNNNNNNNNNNNNNNNNNNNNNNNNNNNNNNNNNNNNNNNNNNNNNNNNNNNNNNNNNNNNNNNNNNNNNNNNNNNNNNNNNNNNNNNNNNNNNNNNNNNNNNNNNNNNNNNNNNNNNNNNNNNNNNNNNNNNNNNNNNNNNNNNNNNNNNNNNNNNNNNNNNNNNNNNNNNNNNNNNNNNNNNNNNNNNNNNNNNNNNNNNNNNNNNNNNNNNNNNNNNNNNNNNNNNNNNNNNNNNNNNNNNNNNNNNNNNNNNNNNNNNNNNNNNNNNNNNNNNNNNNNNNNNNNNNNNNNNNNNNNNNNNNNNNNNNNNNNNNNNNNNNNNNNNNNNNNNNNNNNNNNNNNNNNNNNNNNNNNNNNNNNNNNNNNNNNNNNNNNNNNNNNNNNNNNNNNNNNNNNNNNNNNNNNNNNNNNNNNNNNNNNNNNNNNNNNNNNNNNNNNNNNNNNNNNNNNNNNNNNNNNNNNNNNNNNNNNNNNNNNNNNNNNNNNNNNNNNNNNNNNNNNNNNNNNNNNNNNNNNNNNNNNNNNNNNNNNNNNNNNNNNNNNNNNNNNNNNNNNNNNNNNNNNNNNNNNNNNNNNNNNNNNNNNNNNNNNNNNNNNNNNNNNNNNNNNNNNNNNNNNNNNNNNNNNNNNNNNNNNNNNNNNNNNNNNNNNNNNNNNNNNNNNNNNNNNNNNNNNNNNNNNNNNNNNNNNNNNNNNNNNNNNNNNNNNNNNNNNNNNNNNNNNNNNNNNNNNNNNNNNNNNNNNNNNNNNNNNNNNNNNNNNNNNNNNNNNNNNNNNNNNNNNNNNNNNNNNNNNNNNNNNNNNNNNNNNNNNNNNNNNNNNNNNNNNNNNNNNNNNNNNNNNNNNNNNNNNNNNNNNNNNNNNNNNNNNNNNNNNNNNNNNNNNNNNNNNNNNNNNNNNNNNNNNNNNNNNNNNNNNNNNNNNNNNNNNNNNNNNNNNNNNNNNNNNNNNNNNNNNNNNNNNNNNNNNNNNNNNNNNNNNNNNNNNNNNNNNNNNNNNNNNNNNNNNNNNNNNNNNNNNNNNNNNNNNNNNNNNNNNNNNNNNNNNNNNNNNNNNNNNNNNNNNNNNNNNNNNNNNNNNNNNNNNNNNNNNNNNNNNNNNNNNNNNNNNNNNNNNNNNNNNNNNNNNNNNNNNNNNNNNNNNNNNNNNNNNNNNNNNNNNNNNNNNNNNNNNNNNNNNNNNNNNNNNNNNNNNNNNNNNNNNNNNNNNNNNNNNNNNNNNNNNNNNNNNNNNNNNNNNNNNNNNNNNNNNNNNNNNNNNNNNNNNNNNNNNNNNNNNNNNNNNNNNNNNNNNNNNNNNNNNNNNNNNNNNNNNNNNNNNNNNNNNNNNNNNNNNNNNNNNNNNNNNNNNNNNNNNNNNNNNNNNNNNNNNNNNNNNNNNNNNNNNNNNNNNNNNNNNNNNNNNNNNNNNNNNNNNNNNNNNNNNNNNNNNNNNNNNNNNNNNNNNNNNNNNNNNNNNNNNNNNNNNNNNNNNNNNNNNNNNNNNNNNNNNNNNNNNNNNNNNNNNNNNNNNNNNNNNNNNNNNNNNNNNNNNNNNNNNNNNNNNNNNNNNNNNNNNNNNNNNNNNNNNNNNNNNNNNNNNNNNNNNNNNNNNNNNNNNNNNNNNNNNNNNNNNNNNNNNNNNNNNNNNNNNNNNNNNNNNNNNNNNNNNNNNNNNNNNNNNNNNNNNNNNNNNNNNNNNNNNNNNNNNNNNNNNNNNNNNNNNNNNNNNNNNNNNNNNNNNNNNNNNNNNNNNNNNNNNNNNNNNNNNNNNNNNNNNNNNNNNNNNNNNNNNNNNNNNNNNNNNNNNNNNNNNNNNNNNNNNNNNNNNNNNNNNNNNNNNNNNNNNNNNNNNNNNNNNNNNNNNNNNNNNNNNNNNNNNNNNNNNNNNNNNNNNNNNNNNNNNNNNNNNNNNNNNNNNNNNNNNNNNNNNNNNNNNNNNNNNNNNNNNNNNNNNNNNNNNNNNNNNNNNNNNNNNNNNNNNNNNNNNNNNNNNNNNNNNNNNNNNNNNNNNNNNNNNNNNNNNNNNNNNNNNNNNNNNNNNNNNNNNNNNNNNNNNNNNNNNNNNNNNNNNNNNNNNNNNNNNNNNNNNNNNNNNNNNNNNNNNNNNNNNNNNNNNNNNNNNNNNNNNNNNNNNNNNNNNNNNNNNNNNNNNNNNNNNNNNNNNNNNNNNNNNNNNNNNNNNNNNNNNNNNNNNNNNNNNNNNNNNNNNNNNNNNNNNNNNNNNNNNNNNNNNNNNNNNNNNNNNNNNNNNNNNNNNNNNNNNNNNNNNNNNNNNNNNNNNNNNNNNNNNNNNNNNNNNNNNNNNNNNNNNNNNNNNNNNNNNNNNNNNNNNNNNNNNNNNNNNNNNNNNNNNNNNNNNNNNNNNNNNNNNNNNNNNNNNNNNNNNNNNNNNNNNNNNNNNNNNNNNNNNNNNNNNNNNNNNNNNNNNNNNNNNNNNNNNNNNNNNNNNNNNNNNNNNNNNNNNNNNNNNNNNNNNNNNNNNNNNNNNNNNNNNNNNNNNNNNNNNNNNNNNNNNNNNNNNNNNNNNNNNNNNNNNNNNNNNNNNNNNNNNNNNNNNNNNNNNNNNNNNNNNNNNNNNNNNNNNNNNNNNNNNNNNNNNNNNNNNNNNNNNNNNNNNNNNNNNNNNNNNNNNNNNNNNNNNNNNNNNNNNNNNNNNNNNNNNNNNNNNNNNNNNNNNNNNNNNNNNNNNNNNNNNNNNNNNNNNNNNNNNNNNNNNNNNNNNNNNNNNNNNNNNNNNNNNNNNNNNNNNNNNNNNNNNNNNNNNNNNNNNNNNNNNNNNNNNNNNNNNNNNNNNNNNNNNNNNNNNNNNNNNNNNNNNNNNNNNNNNNNNNNNNNNNNNNNNNNNNNNNNNNNNNNNNNNNNNNNNNNNNNNNNNNNNNNNNNNNNNNNNNNNNNNNNNNNNNNNNNNNNNNNNNNNNNNNNNNNNNNNNNNNNNNNNNNNNNNNNNNNNNNNNNNNNNNNNNNNNNNNNNNNNNNNNNNNNNNNNNNNNNNNNNNNNNNNNNNNNNNNNNNNNNNNNNNNNNNNNNNNNNNNNNNNNNNNNNNNNNNNNNNNNNNNNNNNNNNNNNNNNNNNNNNNNNNNNNNNNNNNNNNNNNNNNNNNNNNNNNNNNNNNNNNNNNNNNNNNNNNNNNNNNNNNNNNNNNNNNNNNNNNNNNNNNNNNNNNNNNNNNNNNNNNNNNNNNNNNNNNNNNNNNNATACTCTCAATATTTAACAAtcataattttgtaaataaataagttatgTTCATCAAATTCCTTAATCAAATAGTCTTAAAACTGGATTTAATCATAAGTATTCTTTATAAAAT contains:
- the LOC120091953 gene encoding protein SELF-PRUNING-like encodes the protein MARSIMSSEPLVVGRVIGDVLDSFTQSMKMCVFYSNNKQVFNGHEFFPSAVAAKPRVAIHGGDLRSFFTLIMTDPDVPGPSDPYLREHLHW